A single Acropora palmata chromosome 5, jaAcrPala1.3, whole genome shotgun sequence DNA region contains:
- the LOC141881154 gene encoding corepressor interacting with RBPJ 1-like — MTLRGRDTKWRLKSIFPCLIFRTKSSFWVSLFFELQVFVGAFVNVNMFAKFMNKKDFHPGSKANIKRVWMAEQKILAAQQKEKELELQYNKEQERFKNRQAISNDDRIKSGLDFLYDAPPGFNKGKLYKEEEGEVRFEWQRGAPREAYAKSLGIEARDQPFGIAVRNVKCIRCGKWGHINTDRECPLFNKSKNASVDPSLMTDIADPMRLLKDMQTEGLTLKQNVLGRVFDPKDPNQQIVASDNEDEHDAEAAFLASLTDKQKRKLLRKLDRLEREEVEAKSGHKKHKKKKRKRSSSVGKRTNHLKDSDSSDSEARESKKSKKKTKSRKSGKADESKSESSDEETHGTRRGKPTQRASGKSQAPGYSSYKDRHRDYHDSMLQSRRDEKKPRYIDGDIDSAKRCRHSSHKERE; from the exons ATGACTTTGCGAGGACGAGATACAAAATGGCGGTTAAAAAGCATTTTCCCGTGCTTGATCTTTAGAACTAAAAGCTCTTTCTGGGTTTCCCTTTTTTTCGAGTTACAAGTCTTTGTTGGGGCATTTGTAAACGTAAATATGTTTGCCAAATTTATGAATAAGAAGGATTTTCATCCTGGCTCCAAGGCTAACATTAAGAGG GTATGGATGGCAGAGCAAAAAATACTTGCAGCtcaacagaaagaaaaagaactcGAACTCCAGTACAACAAGGAGCAAGAGAGATTCAAAAACAG GCAGGCTATTAGTAACGATGACAGAATCAAGTCTGGTTTAGATTTCTTGTATGATGCTCCCCCAGGATTCAACAAAGGCAAgttatata AGGAAGAAGAAGGTGAAGTGAGATTTGAATGGCAAAGAGGAGCTCCTAGAGAAGC ATATGCCAAGAGTTTAGGGATTGAAGCTAGAGATCAACCATTTGGAATTGCT GTGCGTAATGTAAAGTGCATAAGATGTGGAAAGTGGGGACACATCAACACAGATAGAGAG TGTCCACTGTTTAACAAGAGTAAAAATGCAAGTGTTGATCCGAGTCTGATGACAG acATAGCTGACCCAATGAGACTTTTGAAAGATATGCAAACTGAGGGATTGACATTGAAACAGAATGTATTGGGACGAGTGTTTGATCCTAAGGATCCAAACCAG CAAATCGTAGCTTCAGACAACGAAGACGAACATGATGCTGaggctgcatttctcgcttCGCTGACGGACAAGCAAAAACGAAAACTCCTCAG AAAATTAGATAGACTAGAGCGTGAAGAAGTTGAAGCCAAGAGCGGACACAAgaaacataaaaagaaaaagagaaaaagaagttCTTCTGTAGGTAAAAGGACAAACCATCTCAAGGACAGCGATTCATCGGATTCAGAAGCAAGGGAAAGCAAAAAGtccaagaaaaaaacgaaGAGTAGAAAGTCAGGAAAAGCGGATGAAAGCAAATCTGAGTCGAGTGATGAGGAGACTCATGGAACGCGGAGAGGTAAACCTACACAGCGGGCCAGTGGCAAAAGCCAGGCACCTGGGTACTCGAGTTACAAGGATAGACACAGAGATTACCATGACAGTATGCTACAATCGAGACGAGATGAGAAGAAACCCAGGTACATTGATGGGGACATTGATTCCGCAAAGAGGTGCAGACATTCAAGTcacaaagaaagagaataa